Proteins encoded by one window of Halomonas sp. SH5A2:
- a CDS encoding SMP-30/gluconolactonase/LRE family protein has protein sequence MNHNNMAELAVDCRCELGEGPQWDAGSGRLYWCDILGKRLHWLSLENGEQGDYPLEQMVSLATPLNDGRLMLVGEHSLSLLNLATQHLEHFADFEADNPVTRSNDARVDRHGSLWLSTMGKTAEPKAGSLYRLHHGELTQLRSGLTIPNAICFSPQGDAAYFTDTSTGIVMRWALDSQGWPVGEPIAWADFSAVEGNPDGAVIDSEGCLWLALWGAGKVVRLDTAGQVIDEVHVPVSQPSCPAFAGPDLETLYITTAQEGFSDAQRREEPLAGGLFKANVGVHGLADPLLTLE, from the coding sequence ATGAATCACAACAACATGGCTGAACTGGCGGTGGATTGCCGCTGCGAACTAGGTGAAGGCCCCCAGTGGGACGCCGGGAGCGGACGGCTTTACTGGTGCGATATTCTGGGCAAACGCCTCCACTGGCTATCACTTGAAAACGGCGAGCAAGGCGATTACCCGCTTGAGCAAATGGTATCGCTCGCGACACCACTAAACGATGGCCGATTAATGCTGGTCGGCGAGCACAGCCTGAGCCTGTTGAATCTGGCCACGCAACACCTCGAGCATTTTGCCGATTTTGAAGCCGACAACCCCGTTACCCGCAGCAACGATGCCCGAGTGGATCGCCACGGTAGTTTGTGGCTTTCCACCATGGGCAAGACTGCCGAACCCAAGGCGGGCAGCCTCTACCGGTTGCATCATGGGGAACTGACCCAACTGCGCAGCGGGCTGACCATTCCCAACGCCATCTGCTTTTCACCCCAGGGTGACGCAGCGTATTTTACCGACACGTCGACCGGCATCGTGATGCGCTGGGCATTGGATAGCCAAGGTTGGCCAGTGGGCGAACCGATTGCCTGGGCGGATTTCTCAGCCGTTGAAGGCAACCCGGATGGCGCAGTGATCGACAGCGAAGGCTGCCTTTGGCTTGCCCTCTGGGGCGCGGGTAAAGTCGTGCGGCTCGATACCGCGGGGCAGGTGATTGACGAGGTGCATGTGCCAGTCAGCCAGCCCTCCTGCCCGGCATTTGCAGGCCCTGACCTTGAAACGCTCTATATCACCACAGCGCAAGAGGGATTCAGTGACGCACAGCGCCGCGAGGAGCCGCTGGCAGGCGGGTTATTCAAGGCCAACGTAGGCGTTCATGGCCTCGCCGATCCGTTACTGACGCTTGAATAA
- a CDS encoding 2-dehydro-3-deoxy-6-phosphogalactonate aldolase → MTLPLIGILRGVTPDDVVAVGEALLDAGITQIEVPLNSPDPFTSIQRLADAFGDRALIGAGTVLRTEQVRDVHAAGGRLIVSPNCRPAVIEESHRLSMASWPGIATPSEAFDALDAGATGLKLFPAVQVGIEGMKAVRAVLPLNTLLYAVGGIGIDNFAAWRAAGVDGAGLGSALYQPGQTPQQVSKQAQALVDAWQAAGDRL, encoded by the coding sequence ATGACACTGCCTTTAATTGGCATTTTACGTGGGGTAACGCCCGATGACGTGGTAGCCGTTGGCGAGGCCTTGCTCGATGCGGGGATCACGCAAATCGAGGTGCCGCTTAATTCCCCCGACCCGTTCACCAGCATCCAGCGCCTGGCCGACGCCTTTGGCGACCGGGCGCTGATCGGTGCGGGAACCGTATTACGCACTGAGCAGGTGCGCGACGTTCATGCCGCCGGCGGCCGATTGATCGTCTCGCCCAACTGCCGCCCTGCCGTCATCGAAGAGTCCCATCGCCTCTCCATGGCCAGTTGGCCGGGCATTGCCACGCCTTCCGAAGCTTTTGATGCCCTGGATGCGGGCGCAACAGGGCTAAAGCTCTTCCCGGCGGTCCAGGTGGGCATCGAGGGTATGAAGGCTGTCCGCGCCGTGCTGCCTCTTAACACATTGCTATATGCCGTTGGAGGCATCGGTATCGACAATTTTGCCGCCTGGCGTGCTGCGGGCGTGGATGGTGCAGGCCTTGGCAGCGCGCTTTACCAACCGGGTCAAACGCCCCAACAAGTCAGCAAGCAGGCCCAGGCATTGGTAGACGCCTGGCAAGCCGCAGGAGATCGTTTATGA
- a CDS encoding 2-dehydro-3-deoxygalactonokinase, producing MGTSELTNPLAWIAVDWGSSNLRAWAMDAQNHVMASASSPRGMLSLTATEYEAELLGIVDTWLPENGQTPVMVCGMAGARQGWQEAAYLATPTRLDQLSRGAVMPTLADARLRVYLLPGLSQSETNTHLYDVMRGEETQLAGLLADTSRFSGLVCLPGTHSKWARLTDGTVTEFATYLTGELYQLLAHQSVLKHSVGQDDLQHEGCRRAFTQAVTAIYQTPERFSQRLFGVRARDLLDNALPSGDARGAVLAAHLSGLAIGLELAGTCGQLTPGESVTLIGNEALSHRYALALETLDIDTRRVDGDTAVLAGLTLAYQRIQ from the coding sequence ATGGGCACAAGTGAGTTAACCAATCCTTTAGCGTGGATTGCCGTGGACTGGGGGTCGAGCAACCTGCGCGCCTGGGCAATGGACGCTCAAAATCATGTAATGGCGAGTGCCTCCAGCCCTCGCGGCATGCTGTCGCTGACCGCCACCGAGTATGAGGCTGAACTGCTTGGGATCGTCGACACCTGGCTGCCCGAAAACGGCCAAACGCCCGTGATGGTGTGTGGCATGGCGGGCGCGCGCCAGGGCTGGCAGGAAGCCGCCTACCTGGCGACGCCCACGCGTCTTGACCAACTCTCCCGTGGTGCGGTGATGCCGACCCTCGCCGACGCTCGCCTGCGGGTTTACTTACTGCCGGGATTAAGTCAGTCCGAGACCAATACGCATCTCTACGACGTGATGCGCGGTGAGGAAACCCAACTAGCGGGCCTTTTGGCCGATACATCCCGCTTTAGCGGTCTCGTCTGCCTGCCCGGCACCCATTCCAAATGGGCGCGCTTAACCGATGGCACCGTGACCGAGTTTGCAACCTACTTGACCGGCGAGTTGTATCAACTGCTCGCCCACCAGTCCGTATTGAAGCACTCCGTGGGGCAGGATGATCTGCAGCACGAGGGCTGCCGGCGAGCATTCACCCAGGCGGTTACGGCCATCTATCAGACGCCCGAACGCTTCAGCCAGCGGCTATTCGGCGTACGTGCTCGGGACTTGCTGGATAACGCTTTGCCGAGCGGCGATGCCCGAGGAGCGGTGCTTGCCGCGCATCTCTCGGGCTTGGCGATCGGCCTGGAACTGGCAGGGACCTGCGGCCAACTAACGCCGGGTGAAAGTGTGACGCTGATCGGTAACGAGGCGCTCAGCCACCGCTACGCACTCGCCCTGGAAACTCTCGACATTGACACCCGGCGCGTCGACGGCGACACCGCTGTATTGGCGGGGCTGACGCTCGCCTATCAACGCATTCAGTAG